In the Leptospiraceae bacterium genome, one interval contains:
- a CDS encoding O-antigen ligase family protein, with protein sequence MKDMLQKFKNLKNLPIFTMAFVFLVSYYWIEIYHFANPFPKKEFYGNLFLQFSFGFLPNLYSRRLGRIFVATGAMILVRLSAHTNSEFDIPVLNGLFFGAISGICLREIFLEFLGRNDPSISSKESDFFRRLFVLNPPPKENKKVYLDVQFSIIIFLVVLTLDRFITYFNAPYLKGFGILETMYLPEISSKTAFGLSMKTIDSLIFPLLYFFYEERTSPQLNPPQTHWLTGISIGLVANIVVIFSQTFYSLNIFSGHTNLSMEANRTMGLLRDSGSSSWILSTLLSVFVWKILNKKGEWRTVTKSFILIILTLIAILVGIKQGRAYWLIFSINFFVIVVILIFQKIKNTYLKISFFPIVFIVLGLYVLLLIYAGGKTSTENPIHKTSTYIKMFFNKETNLKSTIEKIDQNRITFSEIAIKVFSKNILFGNGVGSFIPVLHDKSYTENKKFTIMDSAPSLYLGLLSEVGLIGVVVILLWLITSTIGRKLKYLPLFLILPFFIGYQVVHPDGAFVSIFLILAISPNVKLYKKTEIISVILIYGFSVLFILHSLFKINKEGQITDFRYKELHSHQLLAYEKNKKGFNLTYHIFKGKTIWTLINPSQTKVTVFLDNSTSKTSLNQKWSLLDQGGNILESKNILVQKNSHLSIWFSNKIAKYIQVEELNSKNETRRYGDTPFCIPTTQFNTINQIQ encoded by the coding sequence ATGAAAGATATGCTACAAAAATTCAAAAATCTCAAAAATCTTCCGATTTTTACAATGGCTTTTGTATTTTTGGTATCTTACTATTGGATTGAAATCTATCATTTTGCAAATCCTTTTCCAAAAAAAGAATTTTACGGTAATTTATTTTTACAATTCTCTTTTGGTTTTTTGCCCAATTTATATTCAAGAAGATTGGGTCGAATATTTGTAGCTACGGGGGCTATGATTTTAGTTAGGCTATCTGCCCACACGAATTCTGAATTTGATATTCCTGTATTGAATGGACTTTTTTTTGGAGCGATTAGTGGGATTTGTCTTAGAGAAATATTTTTAGAATTTTTAGGAAGAAACGATCCAAGTATTTCTTCAAAAGAATCTGATTTTTTTCGGAGACTATTTGTTTTAAACCCTCCACCGAAAGAAAACAAAAAAGTGTACTTGGACGTACAATTTTCTATAATTATTTTTCTTGTAGTTCTCACATTAGATAGGTTTATCACTTATTTTAATGCTCCTTATTTAAAAGGTTTCGGAATTTTAGAAACTATGTACTTACCCGAAATTTCTTCCAAGACTGCTTTTGGTCTTAGCATGAAAACTATAGATTCTCTCATTTTTCCCTTGCTGTATTTTTTTTACGAAGAAAGAACTTCGCCCCAATTGAATCCTCCTCAAACCCATTGGCTGACAGGAATTTCTATTGGCTTAGTTGCAAACATTGTCGTAATTTTCTCACAAACATTTTATTCTTTAAATATTTTTTCAGGGCATACAAATCTTTCAATGGAAGCAAATCGTACAATGGGACTTCTTAGAGATTCTGGAAGTTCCTCTTGGATTCTCTCAACCTTGTTGTCTGTTTTTGTTTGGAAGATCCTAAATAAAAAAGGAGAATGGAGAACTGTTACAAAATCATTCATCCTAATTATTTTAACTCTAATTGCAATACTTGTAGGAATAAAACAAGGCAGAGCTTATTGGTTAATTTTTTCTATTAATTTTTTTGTAATTGTTGTTATTTTGATTTTTCAAAAAATAAAAAACACCTATTTAAAAATTTCTTTTTTCCCTATAGTGTTTATTGTTTTAGGGCTGTATGTATTGTTACTGATTTATGCAGGTGGAAAAACCTCTACTGAAAATCCGATCCATAAAACCTCTACCTATATTAAAATGTTCTTCAATAAAGAAACAAACCTAAAGTCAACAATAGAAAAAATCGATCAAAATAGAATCACATTCAGTGAAATCGCCATAAAAGTATTTTCTAAAAATATTCTTTTTGGAAATGGGGTTGGCAGTTTTATCCCTGTGCTACACGACAAGTCTTACACAGAAAATAAAAAATTTACTATAATGGATAGCGCACCTTCTTTGTATCTTGGTCTTCTATCTGAAGTTGGACTTATTGGTGTAGTCGTTATCTTGCTTTGGCTTATCACATCTACAATAGGCAGGAAATTAAAATACTTGCCTCTATTCCTTATCTTGCCCTTTTTCATCGGTTACCAAGTAGTTCACCCGGATGGAGCCTTTGTATCAATATTTCTAATTTTAGCTATTTCGCCTAACGTAAAACTTTATAAAAAAACTGAAATTATTTCTGTAATCCTAATCTATGGATTTTCAGTACTTTTTATTTTACATTCTCTATTCAAGATCAACAAAGAAGGTCAGATAACAGATTTCAGGTATAAGGAACTGCATTCTCATCAACTACTCGCTTATGAAAAAAATAAAAAAGGATTCAACCTCACTTATCATATATTCAAAGGAAAAACTATTTGGACTCTGATAAATCCTTCTCAAACGAAGGTTACTGTGTTTTTAGATAATTCTACTTCAAAAACTTCTCTAAACCAAAAATGGAGCTTATTAGACCAAGGCGGAAATATTTTAGAGTCAAAAAATATTCTTGTTCAAAAAAATTCTCATCTCAGTATTTGGTTTTCCAACAAAATCGCAAAATACATTCAAGTAGAAGAATTAAACTCTAAGAACGAAACAAGAAGATACGGAGATACTCCATTTTGTATTCCAACAACTCAATTCAATACAATAAATCAAATCCAATAA
- a CDS encoding ubiquinone/menaquinone biosynthesis methyltransferase, translated as MSKFTMPVSEKKADFVRENFNTIAKKYDLFNDLNSFGLHRVWKNTICNIVDSVPAKNLTCLDLCSGTGDITLRLSKLEKVSEIYSVDFSESMLDIAKRKVTEKSKVHFQVGDATNLKNFKKNGFDIVTIGFGLRNVNDLKKALREIYRVLKMGGTFINLDVGKVRNPFIRFFADFYFFKIVPIFGYIIWGGKNDMFDYLPVSSISYPDQKNLKLIMEEIGFKEIQVQEFVFGNAVLHVCKK; from the coding sequence ATGAGTAAATTCACAATGCCCGTATCCGAGAAAAAAGCCGATTTTGTACGGGAGAATTTTAACACGATTGCAAAAAAATACGATCTCTTCAACGACCTGAATAGTTTTGGGCTTCATAGAGTTTGGAAAAATACGATTTGCAATATTGTAGATTCTGTTCCTGCAAAAAATCTTACCTGTCTCGATTTGTGCTCCGGTACAGGGGATATCACTTTGCGTCTTTCTAAATTAGAAAAAGTATCTGAAATCTATTCTGTGGATTTTTCTGAATCTATGTTAGACATTGCAAAAAGAAAAGTAACGGAAAAGTCCAAAGTCCATTTTCAAGTAGGAGATGCTACGAATCTCAAAAATTTCAAAAAAAATGGTTTTGATATAGTAACAATCGGGTTTGGGCTTAGGAATGTGAATGATTTGAAAAAAGCCTTACGAGAAATTTACAGAGTATTGAAGATGGGTGGAACTTTTATAAATTTAGATGTAGGGAAGGTAAGAAATCCATTTATTCGATTTTTTGCAGACTTTTACTTTTTTAAGATTGTGCCTATTTTTGGTTATATTATCTGGGGAGGGAAGAATGATATGTTTGATTATTTACCTGTTTCTTCTATAAGTTATCCGGATCAAAAAAATTTAAAGCTGATTATGGAAGAGATAGGGTTTAAAGAGATTCAGGTTCAGGAGTTTGTTTTCGGAAATGCAGTCCTTCATGTTTGCAAAAAATAG
- a CDS encoding DUF1564 family protein, translating into MNPQKFTETQSSLLIPAKYMDEFNRRTTGFSRRKYLHALLNRYRNVILWGTFEKMDRVKKAYQEVGQNLQKKNFTPNNDDWIELGILADWLGTTKTALFTLLLVLDLAEWDIILPSRFFENGVPSPVTTIAGGAYLSKRKTTRYNRLKRHKPDEKKRTP; encoded by the coding sequence ATGAACCCACAAAAATTTACAGAAACCCAATCGAGTTTGCTTATTCCGGCAAAATACATGGACGAGTTCAATAGAAGAACGACGGGTTTTTCGAGACGAAAATATTTGCACGCATTGCTGAACAGATACAGAAATGTGATTCTTTGGGGGACTTTTGAGAAAATGGATAGAGTAAAGAAAGCGTATCAAGAAGTCGGGCAAAATTTGCAGAAGAAGAATTTTACCCCGAATAACGATGACTGGATTGAATTGGGGATTCTTGCAGATTGGCTTGGCACCACGAAGACCGCTCTTTTTACTCTTCTGTTAGTGCTTGACCTTGCCGAATGGGACATAATTCTTCCAAGCCGATTCTTCGAGAATGGAGTTCCCTCCCCGGTAACCACGATTGCGGGTGGAGCTTACCTTTCCAAGAGAAAAACAACCCGCTACAACAGACTAAAACGACACAAACCCGACGAAAAGAAAAGAACACCCTAA
- the meaB gene encoding methylmalonyl Co-A mutase-associated GTPase MeaB, with product MKEKIVSDLLKGILEKNRRVLSKSITLVESTSEKDKNISELLLSNLPLISRATFRIGISGTPGVGKSTFIESFGLYLISQGLQVAVLAVDPSSPITGGSILGDKTRMVNLSNHPNSFIRPSPSGGSLGGVARKTKDVISLCEAFGFDVVLVETVGVGQSEVAVCDITDIFILLLQPGAGDELQGIKKGIMEIADIIAINKSDGKNKISAEITKSEIQSALSFTHPKNSFWKTPVHLISSIENTGLEEVWTDIKDFFEKSKDLIFIKRKEQTEKWFWASIEELIFSKLTEIKTKQESIEILNLYKANVISHQKAIENILSFLKSEI from the coding sequence GTGAAAGAAAAAATAGTATCAGACTTGCTTAAAGGAATTTTAGAAAAAAACAGAAGAGTTTTATCTAAGTCCATTACATTAGTAGAAAGCACATCTGAAAAAGACAAAAATATATCTGAGCTTTTACTATCCAATTTACCACTTATTTCAAGGGCAACATTTAGAATAGGGATTAGCGGTACGCCTGGAGTAGGAAAGTCCACTTTTATCGAAAGTTTTGGTTTGTATTTAATTTCGCAAGGTTTGCAAGTCGCAGTGCTCGCAGTAGATCCCAGTTCTCCAATTACGGGGGGGAGTATTTTGGGAGATAAAACAAGAATGGTAAATTTGTCGAATCACCCGAATTCTTTTATTCGACCTTCGCCTTCTGGGGGGAGTCTTGGGGGAGTTGCTCGAAAAACAAAGGACGTGATTTCTCTTTGTGAAGCTTTTGGTTTTGATGTAGTGCTTGTTGAGACTGTAGGCGTTGGCCAATCAGAGGTTGCTGTTTGTGATATTACGGATATATTTATACTTTTATTGCAACCGGGAGCAGGGGATGAATTGCAGGGGATCAAGAAAGGTATAATGGAAATTGCCGATATCATAGCAATAAATAAAAGCGATGGCAAAAATAAAATCTCGGCAGAAATTACAAAGTCTGAAATTCAATCTGCATTATCCTTTACTCATCCAAAGAATTCATTTTGGAAGACCCCCGTTCATTTAATTAGTTCTATTGAAAATACCGGATTAGAAGAAGTTTGGACTGATATAAAAGATTTTTTTGAAAAATCGAAAGATTTGATTTTTATAAAAAGAAAAGAGCAAACAGAAAAATGGTTTTGGGCATCGATAGAGGAATTAATATTTTCAAAACTTACAGAAATCAAAACAAAACAAGAATCAATAGAAATTCTCAATCTGTACAAAGCAAATGTAATTTCTCATCAAAAAGCAATAGAGAATATCCTGTCTTTTCTTAAGTCTGAAATTTAG
- a CDS encoding UTP--glucose-1-phosphate uridylyltransferase, translating to MKKENLSDALIFDFLQKVTQVQNGETGKVNWSEVGDLIPDTDEKELSKIHSEYSGSLNNLKKLVVIKLNGGLGTSMGLSYAKSLIEVKEGFSFLSIIAKQIKYIREKFGVEVPLILMDSYNTQKDSSIELKKIGFTQNFPISFLQNKVPRILKDSLLPVSLQNSKEEWCPPGHGDIYLSLKETGLLKKLLESGYEYAFISNGDNLGATVDPYILEYFIDQNLDFAMEMTPKTLADTKGGAIYRKLKDGKFLHLELLETAQVPEENEDEFSGLGKFRTFSTNNLWINLRSLDVLLQEKSISLSLIVNPKVIEGQEVLQLESAMGSAIGNFSNTKGIVIPRDRFAPVKKCEDYLIRRSDAYILNEDYSLAMSPVRKELGLSENIVILDDTYYKKMKDFEKLFRVYPSLIFSKSLKVEGEVEFDTFVVLKGDVKIINKTNRKRKISEFQSDEFSDESITFSSV from the coding sequence ATGAAAAAAGAAAATTTAAGTGATGCTTTAATTTTCGATTTTCTTCAAAAAGTAACCCAAGTGCAAAATGGAGAAACCGGCAAAGTCAATTGGTCGGAGGTAGGAGATTTAATTCCTGATACAGACGAAAAAGAGTTATCAAAAATTCATTCTGAATATTCTGGCTCTCTAAATAATTTAAAAAAATTGGTTGTGATCAAGTTAAACGGCGGACTTGGTACTTCGATGGGGCTTTCTTATGCTAAGTCTTTAATAGAAGTCAAAGAAGGATTTTCTTTTTTAAGTATTATCGCAAAACAGATTAAGTACATTAGAGAAAAATTCGGAGTAGAAGTCCCTTTAATTCTCATGGATAGTTACAATACACAAAAAGATTCTTCAATCGAGCTTAAAAAAATTGGATTCACGCAAAATTTTCCAATAAGTTTTTTACAAAATAAAGTGCCTCGTATTTTAAAAGATAGCTTACTCCCTGTTTCATTGCAAAATTCAAAAGAAGAATGGTGTCCTCCCGGCCACGGGGATATTTATTTATCCTTAAAAGAAACAGGCTTATTAAAAAAATTATTGGAGAGTGGGTACGAATATGCATTTATTTCTAATGGAGATAATCTTGGAGCAACTGTAGATCCATATATTTTAGAATATTTTATAGATCAAAATTTAGATTTTGCAATGGAGATGACCCCTAAGACTTTAGCCGATACGAAGGGAGGAGCAATTTACCGAAAATTGAAAGATGGAAAATTTCTTCACTTAGAGTTATTGGAAACAGCTCAAGTACCAGAGGAGAATGAAGACGAATTTTCAGGACTTGGGAAATTTAGAACTTTTTCAACTAATAATTTATGGATTAATCTAAGGTCGTTAGATGTATTATTGCAAGAAAAATCTATTTCTTTGTCGTTAATCGTAAATCCGAAAGTTATAGAAGGACAAGAAGTTTTGCAATTAGAATCTGCTATGGGGTCTGCAATAGGAAATTTTTCAAATACTAAAGGAATTGTCATACCCCGAGATCGATTTGCACCTGTGAAAAAATGCGAAGACTATCTTATTAGAAGGAGTGATGCGTATATCTTGAATGAAGACTATTCGCTTGCCATGAGTCCTGTTCGTAAAGAATTAGGTTTGAGTGAAAATATTGTTATCTTGGACGATACATATTATAAAAAAATGAAGGACTTTGAAAAATTGTTTCGAGTTTATCCTTCACTGATTTTTAGCAAGAGTTTGAAAGTAGAAGGGGAAGTAGAATTTGATACATTTGTTGTTTTAAAAGGCGACGTTAAGATTATCAATAAGACAAATAGAAAAAGGAAAATCTCAGAGTTTCAGTCGGATGAATTTTCAGATGAATCAATTACTTTTTCGTCGGTTTAA
- a CDS encoding amino acid permease — MQIQQNSPTPFTRNLGRNRAILIMIGNMIGVGIFIYPSLIASSLTHPIWFLTVWILGGFIAITGALSSAELAVLFPEVGGDYVFLKNAYGQRWSFLFGFLTQFITFPSSIAIGLSLTVYYQGLTIFGDWVRNTAFTIPGVQFNISYFQLIALGILIVLTYLNQFGLSVSIFLQKVTTLTPLFTLIAISSFILFLIFKALTVGSSNVSMLQKNLNAPLRTPDILKLGSALVPVYWTFTGWNSPLTLGSEIRDPEKVIPKIMISGVFIVTIIYLLFAFVFISVLPFSTIQDGNNDPYFLIGKYFLSLVTDISHSLEIIPEILSIIILLLVIGNVNSSMITGTRIAVAMSRDGLFWEKIGIIHPKRNTPVYSFILQSFFASIMILFIPKDSDLLNFSFLSITFLSVLTVLSIFIFRLKGKEKQSLYKAFGYPITPIVYAFFSLGIIALVVIQYIHQSNYSVIFGSIICTFIGIIVFDIWKKFKKMNL, encoded by the coding sequence TTGCAAATCCAACAAAACTCACCTACTCCATTTACTCGCAACCTCGGAAGAAATCGTGCAATTCTAATTATGATTGGAAATATGATAGGTGTAGGAATATTTATTTATCCATCGCTTATTGCTTCTTCGCTTACTCATCCAATTTGGTTTTTGACTGTATGGATTCTTGGAGGGTTTATTGCGATCACAGGTGCTTTAAGTTCAGCAGAGCTTGCAGTTCTTTTTCCAGAAGTTGGCGGGGACTATGTATTCTTAAAAAATGCTTACGGGCAAAGATGGTCTTTTCTTTTCGGATTTTTGACTCAATTCATTACGTTTCCAAGCTCTATTGCGATTGGTCTAAGCCTCACTGTGTATTATCAAGGACTTACAATTTTTGGAGATTGGGTAAGAAATACGGCATTCACTATTCCTGGAGTTCAATTCAATATATCCTACTTTCAATTAATAGCTCTTGGAATTCTAATCGTATTAACATATCTAAATCAATTTGGTTTAAGTGTTTCTATTTTTTTGCAAAAAGTGACTACGCTAACTCCACTATTTACACTGATTGCAATCTCATCGTTTATTCTTTTCTTGATATTCAAAGCTCTAACAGTTGGCTCTTCCAATGTATCTATGCTTCAAAAAAATCTAAATGCTCCTCTACGAACTCCTGATATTCTAAAACTTGGCTCAGCGCTTGTTCCTGTATATTGGACTTTCACTGGTTGGAATTCTCCACTAACACTTGGAAGTGAAATTCGTGACCCTGAAAAAGTAATCCCAAAGATTATGATTAGTGGAGTTTTCATAGTAACAATTATTTATTTATTATTTGCGTTTGTATTTATTTCAGTACTTCCATTTTCTACTATTCAAGACGGGAATAACGATCCCTATTTTTTGATCGGAAAATATTTTTTATCCCTCGTAACAGACATATCTCATTCTTTAGAAATCATTCCGGAAATACTGTCTATTATCATCTTACTTTTGGTAATTGGAAATGTAAACTCAAGTATGATTACAGGAACAAGGATAGCTGTAGCAATGTCGAGAGACGGTCTATTTTGGGAAAAAATCGGAATCATTCACCCTAAACGAAACACTCCTGTGTATAGTTTCATCTTACAGAGCTTTTTTGCTTCCATTATGATACTGTTTATTCCAAAAGATTCTGATTTACTGAATTTTTCATTTTTATCTATAACTTTTTTGTCTGTGCTTACAGTGCTTTCAATTTTTATTTTCCGATTAAAAGGAAAAGAAAAGCAATCTTTGTACAAAGCATTTGGTTACCCAATAACTCCAATCGTATATGCCTTTTTTTCATTGGGAATCATTGCATTGGTGGTGATACAATATATTCATCAAAGCAATTATTCTGTTATTTTTGGGAGTATTATTTGTACTTTTATTGGAATTATTGTTTTTGACATTTGGAAAAAATTTAAAAAAATGAATCTTTAA